The Choristoneura fumiferana chromosome 10, NRCan_CFum_1, whole genome shotgun sequence genome has a segment encoding these proteins:
- the LOC141432099 gene encoding LOW QUALITY PROTEIN: disks large 1 tumor suppressor protein-like (The sequence of the model RefSeq protein was modified relative to this genomic sequence to represent the inferred CDS: deleted 1 base in 1 codon), with the protein MPVRKQEAHRALELLEDYHSKLVKPNDRQLRLAIERVIRIFKSRLFQALLDIQEFYELTLLDDTKSIQQKTAETIRIANKWEADGTRREIPSEESDYRSISNAFFQDHNRKSERSNYTPDSAKVQMQMAIQMDIVESVVTDIGEIQEKIAHVTTPEMKQLQVNGIEGGGSERTTGDDGNVYLTVVLSRAGGAGLGFSIAGGSDNPHIGDDPHIYVTKLIPGGAAAASQLQINDAILQVNDTNVEHVTHAEAVDALKKAGSTVRLKVKRPGTGAVETTNTSQSNKEEAVEIELVKGGSGLGFSIAGGLGNQHIPGDNGIYVTKIMGGGAAHRDGRLRVGDKLLMVKNTSLGDVDLDNVTHEDAVAALKASGERVQLVLVPGPRLSAPGQPSPRSSRANTPSSVANSLRREDVTDSTEEPRVVELEKGTQGLGFNIVGGEDGHGIYVSFLLAGGPAEKSGELRRGDRLLAVNDTDITNATHEQAAKALKGTGQNVKLTVVYRPQEYNKFEARINELKQHHTLLRTSQKKSLFVRALFDYDPIRDDGLPSRGLPFRYGDILHVTNASDDEWWQARRLDTTDPDSMGIIPSKKRWERKQRARDRQVKFQGQGTPVSTSQSTLERKKRTLSFSRRFPFMKSREDGKSEDGSDQEPFMLCYTQEDANADGEILYRVELPMMEEITLIYLEDESQDETVLSYETVQQLTITYTRPVIILGPLKDRINDDLISEFPDKFGSCVPHTTRPRRDYEVDGRDYHFVGSREQMERDIQNHLFIEAGQYNDNLYGTSVASVREVAEKGKHCILDVSGNAIKRLQVAQLYPIAIFIKPKSVESIMEMNKRMTEEQAKKTYERALKMEQEFAEYFTAVVTGDTPEEIYSKVKAVIAAESGPSVWVPRREPL; encoded by the exons ATATTCAAGAGTTCTACGAGCTAACACTCCTCGATGACACCAAGTCGATTCAGCAGAAAACAGCGGAGACGATCCGCATTGCCAACAAATGGGAAGCCGATGGCACCCGTCGAGAA ATTCCATCGGAAGAAAGCGATTACAGATCTATCTCCAATGCATTCTTTCAAGACCACAACCGGAAATCGGAGCGAAGCAACTACACACCGGATTCTGCGAAG gtacagaTGCAGATGGCAATACAGATGGACATCGTTGAGTCCGTGGTAACGGACATTGGAGAGATACAAGAAAAAATT GCTCATGTTACAACACCTGAAATGAAGCAG TTACAGGTAAATGGAATTGAAGGTGGCGGTTCTGAACGCACCACGGGTGATGATGGCAACGTATATTTAACAGTAGTATTATCACGGGCGGGGGGCGCTGGTTTGGGATTTAGTATTGCTGGGGGATCGGACAACCCCCATATCGGAGATGATCCCCATATTTATGTCACCAAGTTGATACCGGGCGGCGCGGCCGCCGCTAGTCAGTTGCAAATTAACGACGCCATATTACAG GTTAATGATACAAATGTAGAACATGTGACACACGCTGAAGCGGTAGATGCATTGAAAAAAGCAGGAAGTACAGTGAGACTG AAAGTAAAACGTCCCGGCACCGGCGCTGTAGAGACCACAAACACTTCACAAAGCAATAAAGAGGAGGCCGTTGAGATTGAGCTGGTAAAAGGCGGGTCCGGGCTGGGCTTTAGCATAGCGGGTGGCCTGGGCAACCAGCACATACCGGGAGACAATGGGATCTACGTCACGAAGATTATGGGCGGCGGGGCAGCGCACCGCGACGGACGCTTACGAGTCGGGGATAAGCTGCTTATGGTTAAAAACACTTCT CTTGGCGACGTGGATCTAGACAACGTGACGCATGAAGACGCAGTAGCAGCGTTGAAGGCGTCAGGTGAGCGCGTGCAACTGGTCTTAGTGCCGGGGCCGCGGCTCTCAGCCCCAGGCCAACCCTCGCCGCGCAGCTCACGAGCTAACACTC CTTCAAGCGTCGCCAACTCTTTACGCCGGGAAGACGTAACTGACAGCACCGAGGAGCCCAGAGTTGTGGAGCTAGAGAAGGGAACCCAAGGTCTTGGTTTCAACATAGTCGGCGGAGAGGATGGGCACGGAATTTATGTGTCGTTCCTCCTGGCGGGGGGACCAGCAGAGAAATCTGGGGAACTCCGAAGAGGGGATCGATTGTTAGCTGTTAATGATACTGATATAACTAATGCTACACACGAGCAGGCTGCTAAAGCTTTAAAG GGGACGGGACAAAATGTTAAATTGACAGTTGTGTATAGACCGCAAGAGTACAACAAATTTGAAGCTCgaatcaatgaactgaaacaacaTCACACGCTACTGCGGACGTCGCAAAAGAAATCCTTGTTTGTTAG AGCGCTATTCGACTACGACCCAATAAGGGACGACGGCTTGCCTTCCCGAGGGCTGCCATTCCGATACGGTGACATCTTGCACGTCACCAACGCCTCCGACGATGAATGGTGGCAGGCCAG ACGATTGGACACTACGGACCCCGATTCCATGGGTATAATCCCGTCGAAGAAGAGATGGGAGCGCAAGCAGCGGGCACGCGACCGCCAAGTTAAATTCCAGGGACAGGGCACGCCCGTTAGCACA AGCCAATCTAcattagaaagaaaaaagagGACTCTATCATTCAGCAGGAGATTCCCCTTCATGAAGAGCAGAGAAGACGGTAAATCGGAAGATGGTTCCGATCAAGAAC CTTTCATGCTTTGTTATACACAAGAAGACGCTAACGCCGATG GGGAAATCTTGTACCGAGTGGAACTTCCCATGATGGAGGAGATAACGCTCATATATCTCGAGGACGAGA GTCAAGACGAGACTGTGCTGTCGTACGAAACCGTGCAGCAGTTGACTATAACGTACACGCGGCCAGTGATAATCCTGGGTCCCCTAAAGGACAGGATCAACGATGACCTCATCTCAGAGTTTCCGGACAAGTTTGGGAGCTGTGTGCCAC ACACAACGCGACCCCGCCGAGACTACGAAGTGGACGGTCGCGACTACCATTTCGTGGGCAGCCGCGAGCAGATGGAGCGTGACATACAGAACCACCTGTTCATAGAGGCCGGACAGTACAACGACAACCTGTATGGCACCTCCGTCGCCTCTGTGCGGGAGGTCGCTGAGAAG GGAAAACACTGCATTTTAGACGTGAGCGGAAACGCCATAAAGAGATTGCAAGTGGCGCAACTTTATCCCATAGCCATATTTATAAAACCAAAGAGTGTAGAATCTATTAT ggAAATGAATAAGCGCATGACTGAAGAGCAAGCAAAGAAAACTTATGAACGCGCTCTAAAAATGGAGCAGGAGTTCGCCGAATATTTCACTG CGGTCGTGACCGGCGACACGCCGGAAGAG ATCTACTCCAAGGTGAAGGCGGTGATCGCGGCAGAGAGCGGGCCCAGCGTGTGGGTGCCGCGCCGCGAGCCGCTGTGA